Proteins encoded in a region of the Zunongwangia endophytica genome:
- a CDS encoding alpha/beta fold hydrolase, translating to MKKLSSVFIFLFSVLTTLQAQKVKEHGLMLEDYEYPYPVSFYHFNAQQHEYKMAYMYIQPKNDNGKTVTLLHGKNFNGAYWETTIDALTKEGFNVLVPDQMGFGKSSKPEYFQYTFQQLAENTKGLIDSLGIKKTTILGHSMGGMLATRFSLMYPDVTKNLVLVNPIGLEDWKLKVPYQSVNDWYKNEIGKTYEDIKSYQKESYYAGEWNEDYAKWAKLLAGWTINKDYDRIAWNAALTYDMVFTQPVVYEFSEISVPTLLIIGTRDRTALGKNLVSKEVKAGMGLYDQLGKTTQKKIPNAKLVEIPNTGHLPHIEVFEKFIHPLLDYLKK from the coding sequence ATGAAAAAATTATCTTCAGTATTTATTTTCCTTTTTTCAGTATTAACTACTTTACAAGCACAAAAAGTTAAAGAGCATGGTTTAATGCTCGAAGATTATGAATATCCTTATCCTGTTTCATTTTATCATTTTAATGCGCAACAGCATGAGTACAAAATGGCATATATGTACATTCAGCCAAAAAATGATAATGGTAAGACAGTTACGCTACTTCATGGCAAAAACTTCAATGGGGCGTATTGGGAAACCACTATCGACGCATTAACTAAAGAAGGTTTCAATGTTCTTGTACCCGATCAAATGGGTTTCGGTAAATCTAGCAAGCCGGAATATTTTCAATATACATTTCAGCAATTAGCAGAAAACACTAAAGGATTAATCGATTCTTTAGGCATCAAAAAAACAACTATCCTTGGACATTCTATGGGCGGGATGTTGGCTACACGTTTCAGCTTAATGTATCCTGATGTTACTAAAAACCTGGTACTGGTTAATCCAATTGGGTTGGAAGATTGGAAACTTAAAGTTCCTTATCAAAGCGTAAACGACTGGTATAAAAATGAAATTGGTAAAACCTACGAAGACATTAAAAGTTACCAAAAGGAAAGCTATTACGCCGGGGAATGGAACGAAGATTATGCAAAATGGGCCAAGCTTTTAGCAGGTTGGACAATTAATAAAGATTATGATCGTATTGCATGGAATGCGGCTTTAACTTACGATATGGTTTTTACGCAACCCGTAGTTTATGAGTTTAGTGAGATTAGTGTGCCTACGCTTTTAATTATCGGTACAAGAGATCGCACCGCTCTGGGAAAAAACCTGGTTTCTAAAGAAGTTAAGGCGGGAATGGGCTTATACGATCAACTTGGCAAAACCACCCAAAAGAAAATACCGAATGCCAAACTGGTAGAAATCCCAAATACCGGACATTTACCACATATCGAAGTTTTCGAAAAATTTATTCACCCCCTACTTGATTACCTTAAAAAATAA
- a CDS encoding DUF6952 family protein: MKLPVIKHLQRNNEAEKLQATVDVLENFTEHRSVSEEEMDVIGELITNICGAIEVHRLVDEEGMKDTDAANAFVKKVLGSIDQ, encoded by the coding sequence ATGAAGTTACCAGTAATTAAACACTTACAGCGCAACAACGAAGCTGAAAAACTTCAGGCGACTGTAGACGTTTTAGAAAACTTTACCGAACATAGATCTGTTTCCGAAGAAGAAATGGATGTAATTGGTGAATTAATAACTAATATTTGTGGTGCTATTGAAGTACACAGATTAGTTGATGAAGAAGGAATGAAAGATACCGATGCTGCAAACGCATTTGTAAAAAAAGTTTTAGGGTCTATAGATCAATAA
- a CDS encoding thioredoxin family protein, with protein sequence MMKTLDQDNLSEIVSNNDTVVVQYMAGWCGNCRLMKPKFKKLSGENENAEFILVDAEKYPESRKMANVNNLPTFATFKNGEFVNQAQTNKFDVLKDLVNEVTSN encoded by the coding sequence ATGATGAAGACACTAGATCAAGATAATTTAAGTGAAATTGTTTCCAATAATGACACTGTAGTAGTACAGTACATGGCTGGATGGTGCGGTAACTGCCGACTTATGAAGCCAAAATTCAAGAAGCTTTCAGGAGAGAATGAAAATGCTGAATTTATTTTAGTTGATGCTGAAAAATATCCAGAAAGCAGAAAAATGGCAAATGTAAATAACCTTCCAACTTTCGCTACGTTCAAAAATGGAGAATTTGTAAATCAAGCTCAAACTAACAAGTTTGACGTTCTAAAAGACTTAGTAAATGAAGTTACCAGTAATTAA
- a CDS encoding ectonucleotide pyrophosphatase/phosphodiesterase: MKATRMKSVLLFSILVLNFLSGFSQQAKPGYVLLVSFDGFRHDYVEKYDAKNLKEFMKKGAAAESLVPSFPSKTFPNHYSIVTGLYPGNHGLVANSFYDSIKNTTYKIGKRELVEDPFYYGGTPLWQLTQQNGYKAASYFWVGSEAPIKGNFPDYYFTYDGKVPNKKRIRQVVKWLELPEQERPHFISLYFSLVDSEGHHSGPNSKALAGKVKEADKLVGFLMKNLEKTGIPVDVIITSDHGMKEVKPKTNSVDPEALLKLIPEEATVVPGQIITQIYLPEKKIEGTYSKLKKLESHFKVYKKGEMPKSWHYDDHYRIGDLVILTDPGFILNYRNLTETGGVHGYDPSKSKEMHGILYAQGPHIKKGIKTESLENVNIYPLITKILGFENPEIDGEFENIKEFYKSE, from the coding sequence ATGAAAGCAACTAGGATGAAGTCAGTTTTACTCTTTAGTATTTTAGTATTAAACTTTTTAAGTGGTTTTTCACAGCAAGCAAAGCCGGGTTATGTGCTATTGGTCTCCTTTGATGGATTTAGACATGATTATGTAGAAAAATACGATGCAAAGAATTTAAAGGAATTTATGAAGAAAGGTGCTGCGGCCGAAAGTCTAGTTCCTAGTTTTCCCAGTAAAACTTTTCCCAATCATTACAGCATTGTTACCGGTTTATATCCTGGAAATCATGGTTTGGTAGCCAATTCTTTTTATGACAGTATCAAAAATACAACCTACAAAATAGGAAAACGAGAACTAGTAGAAGATCCGTTTTATTATGGAGGCACACCACTTTGGCAATTAACCCAGCAAAACGGTTATAAAGCAGCCTCTTATTTTTGGGTCGGCTCTGAAGCACCAATAAAGGGAAATTTTCCAGATTATTATTTCACCTACGATGGGAAAGTTCCAAATAAAAAACGAATAAGACAGGTTGTAAAATGGCTCGAGCTGCCAGAGCAGGAACGGCCACATTTTATTTCTTTATATTTTTCACTAGTCGATTCTGAAGGGCATCACAGCGGCCCAAATTCTAAGGCCTTAGCTGGGAAGGTGAAAGAAGCCGATAAGCTTGTTGGATTTTTGATGAAAAATTTAGAAAAAACAGGTATTCCAGTGGATGTAATAATTACTTCAGATCACGGAATGAAAGAGGTGAAGCCAAAAACAAATAGTGTTGATCCCGAAGCATTACTGAAATTAATTCCAGAAGAGGCTACAGTTGTGCCAGGCCAAATTATCACCCAAATTTATTTACCTGAAAAGAAAATAGAAGGAACCTATTCGAAATTGAAAAAGTTAGAATCTCATTTTAAAGTCTATAAAAAAGGCGAAATGCCGAAATCATGGCACTATGATGATCATTATAGAATCGGAGATTTAGTGATTCTTACCGACCCAGGTTTTATATTAAATTATCGCAATTTGACAGAAACCGGAGGTGTGCATGGTTACGATCCTTCAAAATCTAAAGAAATGCATGGAATTTTATATGCTCAAGGTCCTCATATTAAGAAAGGCATAAAAACTGAATCTTTAGAAAACGTCAATATTTATCCACTAATCACTAAGATTCTGGGATTTGAAAATCCTGAAATTGATGGCGAATTTGAGAATATAAAAGAATTTTATAAGTCAGAATAG
- a CDS encoding diacylglycerol kinase family protein, with protein sequence MKDSFLGKRIKGGGYALKGAWLLLRHEPSIQVQFAISIVVTVAGFYFDITNTEWMFQCIAVGMVMSAEGLNTAIEAIADFVHPDFHHKIGHIKDVAAGAVCIAAFIAIIIGCIIYIPYFSAL encoded by the coding sequence ATGAAAGATAGTTTCCTTGGGAAACGCATAAAAGGTGGTGGCTATGCTCTAAAAGGTGCATGGTTGCTCTTAAGACATGAACCCAGCATACAGGTACAATTTGCCATTTCTATCGTTGTAACTGTAGCCGGGTTTTATTTTGATATTACCAATACTGAATGGATGTTTCAATGCATCGCTGTGGGCATGGTAATGAGTGCTGAAGGTCTTAATACTGCTATTGAAGCTATTGCCGATTTTGTTCATCCCGATTTTCATCATAAAATAGGACATATTAAAGATGTAGCCGCAGGAGCAGTTTGCATTGCCGCTTTTATCGCCATTATAATAGGTTGTATTATTTACATCCCCTACTTTTCTGCGCTATAA
- the nhaC gene encoding Na+/H+ antiporter NhaC, with translation MENQTTQPKETVEKKEISIGAALIPVFALIIMLGFNVLVVYGDDALSGSNQFILLLGGAVAAIVGYFNKVKFDTMIDEVAKNIQSTAGAILILLMVGALAGTWLISGIIPTMIYYGLQILNPTIFLAATVVICSVISVATGSSWTTSATVGIALVGIADALGIPLGMTAGAILSGAYFGDKMSPLSDTTNLAPAMAGTDLFTHIRYMAITTVPTITVTLIIFIIIGLNIDTSGSTDTSSILNAIDASFTISPWLFVVPALVIFLIVRKTSPLIALLIGTLLGAAAALIFQPNIVLEISGSDELTFVSAYRGLMDAITVDTAIETESEALNDLFASSGMAGMLGTIWLIICAMVFGGIMDAIGALARISKALLNLFDSVFGLFASTVVSCLALNVTASDQYLAIVVPGKMFAKAYKDKGLAPENLSRTLEDSGTVTSVLIPWNTCGAYHSGVLGVPVVSYFGYCFFNYLSPFMTLLFAAFRIKIKELSSSTPRTA, from the coding sequence ATGGAAAACCAAACCACCCAGCCTAAGGAAACTGTAGAAAAGAAAGAAATAAGTATAGGAGCAGCGCTTATACCTGTTTTCGCTTTAATAATCATGCTTGGTTTTAATGTTTTGGTCGTTTATGGCGATGATGCGTTAAGTGGTTCTAATCAGTTTATTTTATTATTAGGTGGTGCTGTAGCGGCTATTGTTGGTTATTTTAATAAAGTAAAGTTCGATACCATGATCGACGAGGTTGCCAAAAACATCCAAAGTACGGCTGGGGCAATTCTTATACTCTTAATGGTTGGTGCTTTAGCAGGTACATGGTTAATCAGCGGAATTATACCCACCATGATCTACTACGGTCTACAGATATTAAATCCTACTATTTTTCTTGCTGCAACGGTAGTTATTTGTTCGGTAATTTCTGTCGCTACGGGGAGTAGTTGGACTACTTCTGCCACAGTTGGTATTGCGCTTGTAGGTATTGCCGATGCGCTTGGTATTCCTTTAGGGATGACGGCCGGAGCTATTTTATCTGGAGCTTATTTTGGTGATAAAATGTCTCCTTTAAGTGATACTACAAATCTGGCTCCCGCTATGGCAGGAACAGATCTCTTTACACATATTCGCTATATGGCGATCACAACCGTACCAACAATTACCGTAACCCTAATTATTTTTATAATTATTGGTTTGAATATAGATACTAGTGGATCTACAGATACCAGCTCTATTCTAAATGCCATCGATGCTTCTTTTACAATTAGCCCATGGCTATTTGTCGTTCCCGCATTAGTTATTTTCTTAATCGTAAGAAAAACATCTCCATTGATTGCACTTTTAATTGGTACATTATTAGGTGCAGCTGCGGCTTTGATATTTCAACCAAATATCGTTCTTGAAATTAGTGGAAGCGACGAATTAACTTTTGTAAGTGCTTATCGCGGACTTATGGATGCCATAACCGTAGATACAGCTATAGAAACGGAATCTGAAGCTTTAAACGATTTGTTTGCTTCTAGTGGAATGGCAGGTATGCTAGGAACCATTTGGCTAATTATCTGCGCTATGGTTTTTGGGGGAATAATGGATGCCATAGGTGCTTTAGCTAGAATTAGTAAAGCTTTACTTAATCTATTTGATAGCGTATTTGGACTTTTTGCAAGTACTGTTGTTAGTTGTCTTGCGCTTAACGTAACGGCATCAGATCAATATTTAGCGATAGTGGTACCAGGTAAAATGTTTGCTAAAGCCTATAAAGATAAAGGTCTTGCGCCTGAAAACTTAAGTAGAACTTTAGAAGATTCTGGTACGGTAACTTCGGTATTAATTCCTTGGAATACATGTGGTGCATACCACAGTGGTGTGTTAGGTGTTCCAGTTGTATCTTATTTTGGATATTGCTTTTTTAATTATTTAAGTCCGTTTATGACTTTACTATTTGCAGCTTTCAGAATAAAAATCAAAGAGCTTTCCTCATCAACTCCTCGTACAGCATAA
- the tpx gene encoding thiol peroxidase — MSEISFKGERVITYGDLPAIGEKAPYFDLIKTDLSNAKLEDFKGKRVILNIFPSIDTGTCATSVKNFNERATELENTVVLCISRDLPFAQKRFVNDADLKNVTNLSDFKERNFGKDYGVEMITGPLEGLLSRVVIVLDENLNVIHTQQVPDIAQEPNYLAALKTLL; from the coding sequence ATGTCTGAAATATCGTTTAAAGGCGAAAGAGTGATCACATACGGGGATCTGCCTGCGATTGGTGAAAAAGCACCTTATTTTGATCTTATAAAAACCGACCTATCAAACGCTAAGCTTGAAGATTTTAAAGGGAAAAGAGTGATCTTAAATATCTTCCCAAGTATCGATACCGGAACTTGTGCAACTTCTGTGAAAAACTTTAATGAAAGAGCTACAGAGTTAGAAAATACAGTAGTTCTTTGTATATCCAGAGATTTACCATTTGCACAAAAAAGATTTGTAAACGATGCAGATTTAAAAAATGTTACTAACTTGTCTGACTTTAAAGAACGTAATTTTGGGAAAGACTACGGGGTAGAAATGATTACTGGACCTTTAGAAGGTCTTCTTTCTCGAGTTGTGATCGTTCTGGATGAAAATTTGAATGTAATCCATACTCAGCAAGTACCAGATATTGCACAAGAACCAAATTATCTTGCTGCGTTAAAAACGCTTTTATAA
- a CDS encoding DNA translocase FtsK has product MAKKKTRTKKTTRNKKKFSLSLNRHQKVVLGSFLMLFGVALMVAFISFLFNWKADQSTLQEFGDRSIEAKNWLSKFGALISDFFIYQGFGVASFSIAALVTLSGIYLFFGIPGKKLASYWFWGILVMIWLSIALGFFTNHAILGGTVGFEMNDFLQDYLGFFGTVLLLFFLFIAYVALRLKLTPEMIGSFVKTKSDDINAEFKAAKEASASKMTANETDEEQDWKEQIVTTEEEKPKDESAPEISFENDLAEVNKTNETANTAKPAPKEKQEEPEELAMEVETAPEEEEVEEDKLSKKLVSDFGEFDPTLELGNYKFPTLELLQDYGGGITINQKELEENKNKIVDTLKNYKIEIAQIKATVGPTVTLYEIVPEAGIRISKIKNLEDDIALSLAALGIRIIAPIPGKGTIGIEVPNKNSTIVSMRSVIASPKFQNAEMELPMALGKTISNETFVVDLAKMPHMLMAGATGQGKSVGLNAILTSLLYSKHPAEVKFVLVDPKKVELTLFNKIERHYLAKLPDTEDAIITDNAKVINTLNSLCIEMDDRYELLKDAMVRNIKEYNVKFKNRKLNPENGHKFLPYIILVVDEFADLIMTAGKEVEAPIARLAQLARAIGIHLIIATQRPSVNVITGIIKANFPARIAFRVTSKIDSRTILDGPGADQLIGRGDMLFTQGSSMKRLQCAFVDTPEVDKITEFIGSQKAYPDAHQLPAYESEESGTGLDIDVSERDKLFREAAEVIVTAQQGSASLLQRKLKLGYNRAGRIIDQLEAAGIVGQFEGSKARQVLVPDLLALDQLLDEKPK; this is encoded by the coding sequence ATGGCCAAAAAGAAAACCAGAACTAAGAAAACTACTAGGAACAAGAAAAAATTCTCGTTATCGCTTAACCGACATCAAAAGGTGGTATTAGGCAGTTTTCTTATGCTATTTGGAGTAGCCTTAATGGTAGCTTTCATCTCCTTTCTATTTAATTGGAAAGCCGACCAAAGCACCTTACAGGAATTTGGTGATCGTAGTATCGAAGCAAAAAACTGGCTAAGTAAATTTGGTGCTTTAATTAGCGATTTCTTTATATATCAGGGATTTGGTGTAGCTTCATTTTCTATCGCTGCGCTGGTAACACTTTCAGGAATTTATCTATTTTTTGGGATACCCGGCAAAAAACTGGCGTCTTATTGGTTTTGGGGAATTTTAGTGATGATTTGGTTATCTATCGCCTTAGGCTTTTTCACTAATCATGCTATTCTTGGAGGTACCGTAGGTTTCGAAATGAATGATTTCCTACAAGATTACTTAGGATTTTTTGGAACTGTTCTTCTACTCTTTTTCCTTTTTATTGCCTACGTGGCATTACGACTTAAGCTTACCCCAGAGATGATTGGCTCTTTCGTAAAAACAAAATCGGATGATATTAATGCTGAATTTAAAGCGGCAAAAGAAGCTTCTGCCAGTAAAATGACGGCAAATGAAACCGACGAAGAGCAGGATTGGAAAGAACAAATAGTAACTACTGAAGAAGAAAAGCCGAAAGACGAATCTGCGCCAGAAATAAGCTTTGAAAATGATCTTGCTGAAGTAAATAAAACTAACGAAACTGCAAATACCGCTAAACCTGCACCAAAAGAAAAGCAGGAAGAACCTGAAGAACTTGCGATGGAGGTAGAAACTGCTCCTGAAGAAGAAGAGGTTGAAGAAGACAAACTGAGCAAAAAATTAGTCAGCGATTTTGGCGAATTTGATCCAACTTTAGAATTGGGGAACTACAAATTCCCAACTTTAGAACTATTACAGGATTACGGTGGTGGTATCACTATAAATCAGAAAGAACTTGAGGAAAATAAGAACAAGATTGTAGATACCCTCAAGAATTATAAAATTGAAATTGCACAAATTAAAGCCACTGTTGGCCCGACGGTAACTTTATATGAAATAGTTCCTGAAGCCGGAATTAGAATTTCCAAGATCAAAAATCTTGAAGATGATATTGCACTTTCGTTAGCGGCACTAGGAATTCGAATTATCGCCCCTATTCCAGGAAAAGGAACTATTGGTATTGAAGTACCTAATAAAAACTCTACTATCGTTTCTATGCGATCGGTAATCGCATCGCCTAAATTCCAAAATGCTGAAATGGAACTTCCAATGGCACTAGGAAAAACGATTAGCAACGAAACATTTGTGGTCGATCTTGCCAAAATGCCTCACATGCTTATGGCAGGTGCGACAGGGCAAGGTAAATCTGTTGGGTTAAATGCCATTCTTACTTCCCTACTCTATTCTAAACATCCTGCGGAAGTAAAATTTGTACTGGTCGATCCTAAGAAGGTAGAATTAACGCTTTTCAATAAAATTGAGCGTCATTATTTAGCAAAACTGCCAGATACCGAGGATGCAATTATTACTGATAATGCGAAAGTAATTAATACACTTAATTCGCTGTGTATAGAAATGGACGATCGTTACGAGCTACTTAAAGATGCCATGGTTCGTAATATTAAAGAATACAATGTAAAGTTTAAAAACAGAAAACTGAATCCAGAGAACGGTCATAAGTTTTTACCCTATATCATTTTAGTGGTAGATGAGTTCGCCGATTTAATTATGACAGCCGGCAAAGAGGTTGAAGCTCCTATCGCGCGTTTAGCTCAGCTTGCTCGTGCTATTGGTATACATTTAATTATCGCAACGCAGCGTCCATCGGTAAATGTGATCACTGGAATTATAAAAGCGAACTTCCCGGCTCGTATTGCCTTTAGAGTAACCTCTAAAATTGACTCCAGAACTATTCTTGATGGCCCGGGAGCCGATCAATTAATTGGTCGAGGAGATATGCTATTTACACAGGGAAGTTCGATGAAGCGATTACAATGTGCATTTGTTGACACCCCTGAAGTTGATAAAATAACGGAGTTTATCGGGTCACAAAAAGCTTATCCAGATGCACACCAACTGCCAGCTTACGAAAGCGAGGAAAGTGGCACAGGACTTGATATAGATGTAAGCGAGCGCGATAAGCTATTTAGAGAAGCTGCTGAAGTAATTGTAACCGCACAGCAAGGTTCGGCTTCATTATTACAGCGAAAACTAAAACTTGGGTACAATAGAGCTGGTAGAATTATAGATCAATTAGAAGCTGCCGGTATTGTTGGCCAGTTTGAGGGAAGTAAAGCTCGACAAGTTTTAGTGCCAGACCTTTTAGCTTTAGACCAATTACTTGATGAAAAACCTAAATAA
- a CDS encoding peroxiredoxin produces the protein MSIVGKKFPNLSVNAMNDLGDTFKLNVLEEAQKNNKKVILFWYPKDFTFVCPTELHAFQAAMEEFEKRNVMVIGASCDTPEVHFAWLNTPKDDGGIEGVTYPIIADSNRNLSSRLGILDITGEAFDEETGDVTLEGDNVTYRATYLIDEEGTVFHEGVNHMPLGRNVQEFIRLIDAYTHVQKNGEVCPANWEEGKDAMKADRKGVADYLSLN, from the coding sequence ATGTCTATTGTAGGTAAAAAATTTCCAAACCTAAGCGTAAATGCAATGAACGATTTAGGTGATACATTTAAACTAAATGTATTAGAAGAAGCTCAGAAAAACAACAAAAAAGTGATCTTGTTTTGGTACCCAAAAGATTTCACATTTGTATGCCCAACTGAGTTACATGCATTTCAGGCAGCTATGGAAGAGTTTGAAAAAAGAAATGTAATGGTGATTGGTGCATCTTGTGATACTCCTGAAGTTCACTTTGCATGGTTAAATACCCCAAAAGATGATGGAGGCATCGAAGGTGTTACTTACCCAATTATTGCAGATTCTAACCGTAATCTAAGTTCTCGTTTAGGAATTTTAGATATTACAGGAGAAGCATTTGATGAAGAAACAGGAGATGTAACTCTAGAAGGTGATAATGTAACTTATAGAGCTACTTACTTAATCGACGAAGAAGGAACTGTATTCCATGAAGGTGTAAACCACATGCCACTAGGACGTAATGTACAGGAATTCATCAGATTAATCGATGCTTATACTCACGTTCAGAAAAACGGAGAAGTTTGTCCTGCAAACTGGGAAGAAGGAAAAGATGCAATGAAAGCTGATAGAAAAGGTGTAGCTGATTACTTAAGCTTAAACTAA
- the lpdA gene encoding dihydrolipoyl dehydrogenase: MVMSTYDVAVIGSGPGGYVAAIRCAQLGMKTAIIEKYSTLGGTCLNVGCIPSKALLDSSHHYHDAVKHFEDHGIEISGEVKMNLEKMMERKSSVVSQTCDGVKFLMDKNKIDVFEGIGSFKDKTHINIEKSEGDNETIEAKNIIIATGSKPANLPFIDIDKERIITSTESLKLKEIPKHLVIIGGGIIGLELGQVYKRLGADVSVVEFMDRIIPTMDSALSKELAKVLKKQGVKFYTSTKVKSVERNGDEVIVKADDKKDKEVELKGDYCLVSVGRRPFTDGLNVDAAGVEVDDKGRVKVDDHLKTNVDNIYAIGDVVKGVMLAHKAEEEGTFVAETIAGQKPHINYNLIPGVVYTWPEVASVGKTEEQLKEEGVKYKEGKFPMRALGRSRASGDLDGMVKILADEKTDEVLGVHMIGARTADLIAEAVTAMEYRASAEDIARMSHAHPTFAEAVKEAALAATDNRALHV; this comes from the coding sequence ATTGTTATGAGTACATATGATGTTGCAGTTATAGGTTCTGGCCCCGGTGGATACGTGGCAGCCATACGCTGCGCACAACTGGGAATGAAAACTGCGATCATAGAAAAATATTCTACCCTTGGTGGAACTTGTCTTAATGTAGGTTGTATCCCAAGTAAAGCACTATTAGATTCTTCCCATCATTATCATGATGCGGTAAAGCATTTTGAGGATCACGGCATTGAAATTTCAGGAGAAGTGAAAATGAATCTTGAAAAAATGATGGAGCGTAAATCCTCTGTTGTAAGTCAGACTTGTGATGGCGTAAAATTTTTGATGGATAAGAACAAGATCGATGTTTTTGAAGGTATTGGTTCTTTTAAAGATAAAACGCATATCAATATTGAGAAGAGCGAAGGCGATAACGAAACCATCGAAGCTAAAAATATCATTATAGCTACAGGTTCTAAGCCTGCTAATTTGCCTTTTATTGATATTGATAAAGAACGTATTATTACTTCTACGGAATCTTTAAAGCTAAAAGAAATTCCGAAGCATTTAGTGATTATCGGTGGCGGTATCATTGGTCTTGAATTAGGACAGGTTTACAAACGTCTTGGAGCCGATGTATCTGTAGTAGAATTTATGGATAGAATTATCCCAACGATGGATAGTGCACTTTCTAAAGAGCTTGCTAAAGTTCTTAAAAAGCAAGGTGTTAAATTCTACACTAGTACTAAAGTGAAATCTGTAGAACGCAATGGCGATGAGGTTATCGTGAAAGCAGATGATAAAAAAGACAAAGAAGTAGAACTAAAAGGAGATTACTGTTTAGTTTCTGTTGGTCGTCGTCCTTTCACCGACGGGTTGAATGTTGATGCTGCAGGAGTAGAAGTAGACGATAAAGGTCGTGTAAAAGTAGACGATCATTTAAAAACTAATGTCGATAACATTTACGCTATTGGTGATGTTGTAAAAGGAGTGATGTTAGCTCATAAAGCCGAAGAAGAAGGAACTTTTGTTGCTGAAACTATCGCTGGGCAAAAACCACATATTAACTATAATCTGATTCCAGGGGTTGTGTATACATGGCCAGAAGTTGCATCTGTAGGTAAAACTGAAGAACAACTGAAGGAAGAAGGCGTAAAGTATAAAGAAGGAAAATTCCCAATGCGCGCACTTGGACGATCTAGAGCAAGTGGAGATTTAGACGGAATGGTGAAAATTCTTGCCGACGAGAAAACCGATGAGGTTCTTGGCGTACACATGATAGGTGCACGTACAGCCGATCTTATTGCTGAAGCTGTAACCGCTATGGAATATCGAGCTTCTGCCGAGGATATCGCAAGAATGAGCCATGCGCATCCAACTTTTGCTGAAGCTGTCAAAGAAGCTGCACTTGCCGCTACAGATAATCGTGCTTTACACGTGTAA